One Burkholderia sp. 9120 DNA window includes the following coding sequences:
- a CDS encoding 3',5'-nucleoside bisphosphate phosphatase, whose product MNADLHCHSTVSDGQFAPADVARRAHAGGVTLWALTDHDELGGQREARSTAEALGMKYLSGVEISVTWASRTVHIVGLGIDPTSSILIDGLARTRSGRAARAEAIGEQLATLGVPNAYEGALKYVSNPDMISRTHFARFMVESGYCTSTQDVFTRYLGDGKAGFVPHRWARLSHAVGWIQAAGGEAVVAHPGRYEYSPVEFDAFFAEFIDLGGKAIEVVTGSHTPDQYREYADVARRFGFEASRGSDFHAPGEGRVDLGTLPPLPSDLKPVWERWL is encoded by the coding sequence ATGAACGCCGACCTCCACTGTCACTCCACCGTTTCCGACGGCCAATTCGCGCCGGCCGACGTCGCGCGCCGCGCGCACGCGGGCGGCGTGACGCTGTGGGCGCTGACCGATCACGACGAACTGGGCGGCCAGCGCGAAGCGCGCAGCACGGCTGAGGCGCTCGGCATGAAGTACCTGAGCGGCGTCGAGATTTCAGTGACGTGGGCGTCGCGCACGGTGCACATCGTCGGGCTGGGTATCGATCCGACCAGTTCGATCCTGATCGACGGTCTCGCGCGCACCCGCAGCGGGCGCGCCGCGCGCGCCGAAGCGATCGGCGAACAACTCGCCACGCTCGGCGTGCCGAATGCCTACGAAGGCGCGCTCAAATACGTGTCGAACCCGGACATGATTTCGCGCACGCATTTCGCACGCTTCATGGTCGAAAGCGGTTATTGCACTTCCACACAAGACGTCTTCACCCGCTATCTCGGCGACGGCAAGGCGGGCTTCGTGCCGCACCGCTGGGCCAGGCTGAGCCATGCGGTCGGCTGGATCCAGGCCGCCGGCGGCGAGGCCGTGGTCGCGCATCCGGGTCGCTACGAGTACTCGCCGGTCGAATTCGACGCGTTTTTCGCCGAATTCATCGATCTTGGCGGCAAGGCGATCGAAGTGGTGACCGGCAGCCACACGCCCGATCAGTACCGCGAATATGCGGACGTCGCGCGCCGCTTCGGTTTCGAGGCATCGCGCGGGTCCGATTTCCACGCACCCGGCGAAGGCCGCGTCGACCTCGGCACGCTGCCGCCGCTGCCTTCCGACCTCAAGCCCGTCTGGGAACGCTGGCTGTGA
- a CDS encoding alpha/beta hydrolase has translation MTTSQSEFVAVRGIRLHVRRWGNPDAPILFMLHGWMDVAASFQFVVDALGGDWQVIAPDMRGFGLSDWPVAEQGGGNYWVQDYLADLDALLDHYAPTGEVNLVGHSMGANIVCLYAGVRPERVRRVVDLEGFGLAPSHAAQAPKRLRNWLDDLRDPPQLKRYASLDDVAARLIKTNPRLAPQRAQFLAQHWSKPDGEGRFMLLADPAHKLRGPTLYRLDEVMAVWRKVSAKVLHVEAAGSPTLAQIAGEIPLDEFKARFQAFPNWREKIIDEAGHMVHHDQPEQVAALIEGFCA, from the coding sequence ATGACCACCTCCCAGTCTGAATTCGTCGCTGTGCGCGGCATCCGTCTGCATGTGCGCCGCTGGGGCAATCCGGACGCGCCGATCCTGTTCATGCTGCACGGCTGGATGGACGTGGCGGCGTCGTTCCAGTTCGTCGTCGACGCGCTGGGCGGCGACTGGCAGGTGATCGCGCCCGACATGCGCGGCTTCGGCCTGTCGGACTGGCCGGTCGCGGAGCAGGGCGGCGGCAACTACTGGGTGCAGGACTATCTCGCCGATCTCGACGCGCTGCTCGATCACTACGCGCCGACCGGCGAGGTGAATCTCGTCGGCCACAGCATGGGCGCCAATATCGTGTGCCTGTACGCGGGTGTTCGGCCGGAGCGGGTGCGGCGGGTGGTCGACCTGGAGGGCTTCGGACTCGCGCCGTCGCACGCGGCGCAAGCACCGAAGCGCTTGCGCAACTGGCTCGACGACTTGCGCGATCCGCCGCAACTGAAGCGCTACGCGTCGCTCGACGACGTCGCCGCGCGCCTGATCAAGACCAATCCGCGGCTCGCGCCGCAGCGCGCACAGTTTCTCGCCCAGCACTGGTCGAAGCCGGATGGCGAAGGGCGCTTCATGTTGCTCGCCGATCCGGCGCACAAGCTGCGCGGCCCGACGCTGTACCGCCTGGATGAAGTGATGGCGGTCTGGCGCAAGGTGAGCGCGAAGGTGCTGCATGTCGAGGCCGCCGGTTCGCCGACGCTCGCGCAGATTGCCGGCGAGATACCGCTCGACGAATTCAAGGCGCGTTTTCAGGCGTTCCCGAACTGGCGGGAAAAGATCATCGACGAAGCGGGGCACATGGTGCACCACGACCAGCCGGAGCAGGTCGCCGCGCTGATCGAGGGCTTCTGCGCGTAG
- a CDS encoding ferritin-like domain-containing protein: MMFAASSALSASSIPLVSPGLVPAQSSGAPSAAHDGAPEAGEACVGVLAYCARTAALAALREADPVIKAAAARTLYTDVLEGRATCSAHLELTEPEGLPGRPARPELVDPRQLKRRSMQSPQGRAVLLHALAHIEFNAINLALDAVWRFSGMPAAFYVDWLKVAAEEAYHFSLLSARLAEYGHVYGDFPAHDGLWDMCERTRGDVLARMALVPRTLEARGLDASPPIRARLQQAGDQASAAILDVILRDEIGHVLIGNRWFRHLCEGGALDPHETYARLADQYHAPKLRGPFNFEARREAGFDEAELAALTALAGLDASSGSSAEAVVLTERLEAEG; this comes from the coding sequence ATGATGTTTGCCGCCTCGTCCGCTTTGTCTGCTTCGTCCATTCCGCTGGTTTCACCGGGTTTGGTGCCCGCTCAGTCGTCTGGTGCACCGTCTGCGGCTCATGACGGTGCTCCGGAGGCCGGCGAGGCATGCGTCGGCGTTCTGGCGTATTGCGCGCGCACCGCGGCGCTTGCCGCGCTGCGCGAAGCCGATCCTGTGATCAAGGCCGCAGCCGCTCGCACGCTTTACACCGACGTGCTCGAAGGCCGCGCCACTTGCTCCGCGCACCTCGAACTCACCGAGCCCGAGGGCTTGCCGGGCCGTCCCGCGCGGCCCGAACTGGTCGATCCGCGTCAGTTGAAGCGGCGCAGCATGCAATCGCCGCAAGGTCGCGCCGTTCTGCTGCATGCGCTCGCGCACATCGAATTCAACGCGATCAATCTCGCGCTCGACGCCGTCTGGCGCTTTTCCGGCATGCCGGCCGCGTTTTACGTCGACTGGCTCAAAGTCGCCGCCGAAGAGGCGTATCACTTCTCGCTGCTGAGCGCGCGTCTCGCGGAATACGGCCACGTGTACGGCGATTTTCCCGCGCACGACGGCCTGTGGGACATGTGCGAGCGCACGCGCGGCGACGTGCTGGCGCGCATGGCGCTGGTGCCGCGCACCCTCGAGGCGCGTGGCCTCGACGCGTCGCCGCCGATCCGCGCGCGACTGCAGCAGGCGGGCGATCAGGCATCGGCAGCGATTCTCGATGTGATCCTGCGCGACGAGATTGGCCATGTACTGATCGGCAACCGCTGGTTCCGTCATTTGTGCGAGGGCGGGGCGCTCGATCCGCATGAGACCTACGCGCGCCTTGCCGACCAGTATCACGCACCGAAATTACGCGGTCCGTTCAATTTCGAAGCGCGCCGCGAGGCCGGTTTCGATGAGGCGGAGCTAGCCGCGCTGACGGCGCTGGCGGGGCTCGATGCGAGTTCGGGGTCGTCTGCGGAAGCGGTGGTGTTGACAGAGCGGCTTGAGGCGGAGGGCTGA
- a CDS encoding gamma carbonic anhydrase family protein — protein sequence MTIYKLGDAAPTIHESVFVADSANIIGNVTLEANASVWFGATLRGDNEPITIGTGSNVQENSVLHTDPGFPLTIEQNVTIGHQVMLHGCTIKEGSLIGIQAVVLNGAVIGRNCLVGAGAIVTEGKVFPDNSLILGAPAKVVRELNETDIANMQRGTASYAERREYFKAQLVRIG from the coding sequence GTGACCATTTACAAGCTCGGCGACGCCGCCCCGACCATCCACGAAAGCGTGTTCGTCGCGGATTCGGCGAACATCATCGGCAATGTGACGCTCGAGGCCAATGCCAGCGTCTGGTTCGGCGCGACGCTTCGGGGCGACAACGAGCCGATCACGATCGGCACCGGCAGCAACGTGCAGGAGAACTCGGTGCTGCACACCGACCCCGGTTTTCCGCTCACCATCGAGCAGAACGTCACGATCGGCCATCAGGTCATGCTGCACGGCTGCACGATCAAGGAAGGCTCGCTGATCGGAATTCAGGCGGTGGTCTTGAATGGTGCGGTAATCGGCCGCAACTGTCTGGTCGGAGCGGGCGCCATCGTCACCGAGGGCAAAGTGTTTCCCGACAATTCGCTGATTCTCGGCGCGCCCGCCAAAGTGGTGCGCGAACTGAACGAAACGGATATCGCCAATATGCAGCGCGGCACGGCAAGCTATGCCGAACGCCGCGAGTATTTCAAGGCGCAGCTCGTGCGCATCGGCTAA
- the hslO gene encoding Hsp33 family molecular chaperone HslO: MSDQLQKFMFSAAPVRGEIVSLRNTWQEVLTRRDYPAPVRTILGEMMAACALLSANLKFNGTLIMQIFGDGPVKMLVVQCGSDLSMRATAKLSGESAETIDETTSMIDLLNASGHGRCVITLDPAEKQPGQQPYQSIVPLSGVDGPLKSMAEVLEHYMHHSEQLDTRLWLAANTERAVGMLLQKLPGDGGIVPHPGELDADTWERVCTLGGTLSQDELLKEEPETVFRRLFWQENVQHFEPAQARFECTCSREKVGAMLKMLGREEVDSVIEERGHVEIHCEFCNQRYEFDPVDVAQLFVANALSQGVSPAADQRH, translated from the coding sequence GTGAGCGACCAGTTGCAAAAATTCATGTTCAGCGCGGCGCCGGTGCGCGGCGAGATCGTTTCGCTGCGCAATACCTGGCAGGAAGTGCTGACGCGCCGTGATTATCCGGCGCCCGTGCGGACGATTCTGGGCGAAATGATGGCCGCGTGCGCGCTGCTGTCGGCGAACCTCAAGTTCAACGGTACCCTCATCATGCAGATTTTCGGCGACGGCCCGGTCAAGATGCTGGTGGTCCAGTGCGGCTCCGATCTGTCGATGCGCGCCACCGCCAAGCTGTCGGGCGAATCGGCCGAAACGATCGACGAAACCACCAGCATGATCGACCTGCTCAACGCGAGCGGCCACGGCCGCTGCGTGATCACGCTCGACCCCGCGGAGAAGCAGCCGGGCCAGCAGCCGTATCAAAGTATCGTGCCGCTGTCGGGCGTGGACGGCCCGCTGAAGTCGATGGCCGAAGTGCTCGAGCACTACATGCATCACTCGGAGCAGCTCGACACGCGCCTGTGGCTCGCGGCGAACACCGAGCGCGCGGTCGGCATGCTGCTGCAAAAGCTGCCCGGCGACGGCGGCATCGTCCCGCATCCGGGTGAACTGGACGCCGATACGTGGGAACGCGTCTGCACGCTCGGCGGCACGTTGTCGCAAGACGAGTTGCTGAAGGAAGAGCCGGAAACCGTGTTCCGCCGTCTATTCTGGCAGGAAAACGTCCAGCACTTCGAGCCTGCGCAGGCGCGTTTCGAATGCACCTGCTCGCGCGAAAAAGTCGGCGCGATGCTGAAAATGCTGGGCCGCGAAGAGGTGGACAGCGTGATCGAAGAGCGCGGTCACGTGGAGATTCATTGCGAGTTCTGCAACCAGCGCTATGAATTCGATCCGGTCGACGTGGCGCAACT